The region CAGGCCGTCCTGCTGCCCAAGAAGACCGAGAAGCCCGCTAAGAAGTAAACACCCGGAGCCGGCTTCAACCAAACCAACAacggctcttttaagagccacacACATCCCACTAAAGAGAAATCcttatactttatgtatatgTCATATTATATTTACGATTTATTCTTTAAATACAATGAATCAACCTTTAGCCTACCTACGAAATCGCTTATGTATCTACACGTAACGCAAATTTACATATGCATGTACAGTTTACATATGTACACACGAGATCCTTTTACATAGTGTTGTGAATTAACTACTTAATACAGTGAGTCCCCACATATATAGGACATGTAGTTACAGCCTGTGAGCACACTGCAATATTAAAACAAGTGTATTTAAGAAGATGTGATTGACTAATTTTCGTCTTATGCACTTGACTATTGCAATTTCACAATATTTGTGTAGCCTAAATATAGGGAATTGAACATTACGAGCCCTACTCCTGCTCAGTGCAGGAATAATACAGGATCAATCACTAGAACTAGCATCATAATGCTCCAGTGCAAAATGCATATGCCCGATCAGTAGCCGTATTGTTTCAGGACTGTTGCTCTGTTAAGGTTTGTAtgtggctcttaaaagagccgtTGTGTTGTTTAGAGCAGTAGCCTAAGGTGAGTTTAAGCTCTCTCGCCGCGGATACGACGGGCCAGCTGGATGTCTTTGGGCATGATGGTGACCCTCTTGGCGTGGATGGCGCACAGGTTGGTGTCCTCGAACAGACCGACCAGGTAAGCCTCGCTGGCCTCCTGCAGAGCCATGACGGCGGAGCTCTGGAAGCGCAGGTCGGTCTTGAAGTCCTGAGCGATCTCCCTCACCAGGCGCTGGAAGGGCAGCTTGCGGATCAGCAGCTCGGTGGACTTCTGGTAGCGACGGATCTCTCTCAGAGCCACGGTACCGGGCCTGTAACGGTGAGGTTTCTTCACTCCGCCGGTGGCTGGGGCGCTCTTACGGGCAGCCTTAGTGGCCAGCTGCTTCCTGGGAGCTTTTCCTCCGGTGGATTTACGCGCGGTCTGCTTGGTTCTGGCCATTTTAGCTTCTCAGTCTTCTCTGTGTTCACAGCTCAAGAACGAATAACGCTCGGAGTGAACAGCGGCTTTATAAAGGAACTGCCGGAGCCAGGGCAGCGCTGATTGGTCCAGACCGGGAGACACGTGGGCTGTAGCTGAGTAACTATTGGACAAAATGAATTCAAATTTAGACACTTTAGACAGCAGCTGGCTAGATAACGGCTGCTGTCTCAACAAAGGCACATGTAGAAAATAAACGGTTACAAGTAAAGTTTACATTAGGTGAATTACGTTTATAATAATTGTAAATGAATGTTTAATTTTTATTCTTGTGGTTCATTTTTCCTGCTCTTTGTCTAGATTCAAAGTAAACTTGAGTTACTGTTTGATTGTCATTGTGATGTCAGAACATTATTTGTCTGAGTGGATGTTGAAAACAACTGATGCAATATTTCTTTTATCATAACACATCTGGTTAGTTACACTGCCACCCAGTTCATCCACGTTACAGGAGATATAGAAGGACTTAAAACTTTATTATATTCTCTTTTGTTTGAATAAATTAAGTGGCCACAGCAGTTCAGTTCATCTTCATTTATTTCAACTGTTCTTTCTTGAAACAGTTTGTGGTTTCCATGTAGATCTTCATATCTGCAATATCCCTACTTCTTTGTCCCTCCAAGTTTCAAATAAGTTGGATGCAGATCATTCAGATAATAAGATCTTTCCTATTGGAGTAATCTTAATTTTTCTCTGAGATCTAAAGACCACAGACCACTGCTTCTGGACATCTTTATTTTATCATCTTAAAACAACCTGTTCAAGCTTTTAATTTGTAATTTATAGCCTTGTTTGTTAGAGCTGAAAACAAATAGCTTCAATTTCTCTTTTTGTGATGAATTGATTTAATTATCCTGGTTATtgtatctaatttttttttactcagaatcagctttatttgccAGGTTTGAGGACACAAACGAGGAATTTTGCTTTGGATTATACAATGCTCACAATGTGCTTACTCATACAAAAACgaacaatatatacacactataaacaGAAACAGCATAGACAGGTTGAGTAGTGCAGTGAAGAGTGCAAAGTGTTCAGGAGTGAATTATTTTatgataaattattattttaattatggaGCATAGTGCAAAGGATGCTGGAATAAATAAGTAGTATGTTATTATATAagtattatattacaatatgaACAGCTCTGAAACAGCTACGGGTGAGAATGAGCAAGCTGTCCGTATCTGTGTATTAGGTGTGTAATGCTGTTCtgtttgtatattttgtatatatttttttatttgtgtttacaGGACCCTCTAGGAAATGAAATGCTACATGTTAAGGGTCTATCCTTCCAGCTAAAGAGATTTAGAGGTAGATTCATGTACAAAAATGTAAGTTAAGAGGAGACAGTGTTACTCTCTTCttgtgtgttagcgccatcctgtggcgGTCAGAGGACAAAGCACTGAGAGACCATTTCCTTTTCCTCTTACATGTGGCACACTGATGCAGGGTAATACTGGTATTACTACTAGGCTACTACAGCTTCTGAGGCGATATCACTTCACAACTAACAGAACCTAACCTCCACTTAATCGGATTTTTAAaccaccactaaaaaaaaataataataatcctttGATCGACTGCATTTATATCTGATATTTATCTTGTTATGATATTGCAGGGCTGCTATCACAGAATTGGAAATCTTCCTACTGTATGAGTCCTAACCCTAATACTACAAATAATGGGTGCTAATGCTAAACCTAACAGCAAACATGACATTACTATTCACAAGCACATTTCATGTAGGCCTAGATGTAGAGAGAGTGCTTTGAACAGTGGAACCAGACATGATAATGTAGGAAATCAGCTCTTTGGTGAATGTGTggtggctcttaaaagagcctTTTGGTGCACTGCGTGCAGGTTAAAGAGCCACTTTACTTCTTGGACTTCTTCGCTGCAGCTTTCTTTGCCGGAGCTTTCTTCACAGGGGTCTTCTTCTTTGCGACCTTCTTAGGGACAGCCTTCTTGGGGGTAGATTTCACTGCTGGCTTCTTGGCAGCTTTCTTCACAGGAGACTTCTTGGCTGCTGGCTTCTTGGCTGCTGGTTTCTTAGCGGCGGTTTTCTTGACTGCGGTCTTCTTCACAGCGGTTTTCTTAGCGGCAGTTTTCTTCTGCGGGGACTTGGCAGCGGGCTTCTTCACCTTAACGGGAGTCTTCTTGACCGCTTTGGCGGCTTTAGGCTGAGCCTTGGGGAGCTTGAAGGACCCGGATGCACCGATCCCTTTATTCTGGACCAGCTTTCCGTCGGTCACCAGCTTCTTCACGGCGGTGTTGATGCGTTTGTTGGACTTCTCCAGGTCGATGCCTTTGGTGGCCAACGTCTTTTTGATAGCCGGAAGCGACGTGCCTTTACGGTCCTTGGCCTCAGTCACGGCGTCGAGGATGAGCTTCGGGAGGGAGGGTCCGTCACTCTTTGCCCGGGGAGCCGCCTTCTTCTTGGGAGCCTTGGCCGGGGCTTTCACCGCGGGAACTGCTGGAGCTTCTTCTGCCatgtctgtgtctttctctgtcgcGTTAACAGTCTGCTGTGTTCCCACTCGGGCAGGAGGCgggacttataaagcccatgagaaccgtggagagtcaacccacagccgctccgctgccctgctgaaaatgtggcgatactttgtgttttctcttccaCAATTTGGGGATAAAATGCATAGAAgagaaacaatttaaaacacagTAGTTATGGTAGTGGTGAGCAAACCTTCTCCCCTTCCCACTGAGCTCATGTTTGGCGACGAGGACTCGTTTATTTGATTCCAGGAGGCTTCAAACCTCTCGGATACACGGTCATTTTGGACTCCTCGCAGCGAGTTTTCCTCacattttgtcttaaaaaatgtCTAAAAGTGATATCTATTAAATATCACAGTGGTGTTCCAGTAAGCAGAGACATGTGAGAGTACAATAAAAGAGAAACAACTGCattcatgtgttttatttagtttaaattGGGGAAGTTGTCAGTGGTGGTTAACACACCGGGTGCTGGGTGTGAATCTAGGCGATTACCTGACACAGGTTTATCCGCTGGCATTTATCCTTAACATGATGGATTTGACATGATGGGCCTCCAAACACAGGTTCATATTCCTCTCTTCTGCTGTACACAACCCTGACTAAGTGATATCACTGTAACCAGCTATAGTTTGCCACGAAATCTTTTTGTAATATGATCTAGTCCATGTTATTCATAATAGGCCTAGCTAGTCAATTTGTACGTTTATGCATATGCAAAGAAATGTGGGATtgcaaaaaaatgttaaatatgacaAATAACATGAAAGCTGTAGGCTATTTATAAACTTGTTTTGCTTAAACTAAAAGTCTTTATAATGAACTTTCTCAAGATAATGACTttgtatctcaaaataatgacttaCTTTCTCCAAATAATGAGAAGAAGTTGTAAAGATTAAAATGCAATCCATTTACATTCTCTCTATATGAAGGCAGAGTTCAAGGAACTGAATAaaccataaataaataattatggaGGCAATGTTGGTTGGCAGAAGGTGGTGATTAGCATGCATTTTAAATAGTTATgcacaaattatttttaaagcacCCTCATGAATTGAAATGCCTTTGAAAAGTGGCTCTTTAAAATTGCCGTGTTGTTGGTCTGACAGCACGTTTACTTTGAGCTGGTGTACCTGTTCACAGCCGTAGAGTGAAAACACTAAAGTTGCCTAAATGTAAAGTCTACAAGTAATAGAACAAAATAAGGTTAAGACACAAAGCACTGAAGCAATGATAAAGACCATGTAACATTGCAGATTATAATTATAAAAACCCAACTGTACACGGTGTAATAAAGACAGGTacaacatttataaaaatagtattatttaCAATTAGGAAAGATAAGATACACATTATATAATAGCACAAATGTTAGGCAAAAACAAAGTATAGAATAGAAAACTAATGTAAAAAgcaataactgaaaacattcttGGAAATTTTGTATCCAAACACACAACTGAATGTAACTTTGCTCTCTAAGAAGAAGTGTGACGGTCTTGGTGCCCTCAGACACAGTGTGCTTGGCCAGCTATagagtaaaaacaaaatagtagCCTAAATGTTAAGTCTGCCAGAAGTAATAGAACCAAGTATGACACAAAAGCAATGATAAAGACCAATGAATGCCCATTATATTATACATAATAAGAAGTATTGCACATTATGGAGATTAGAATAGgcttgtgttttttattgtacATGTACAAACGATTAGTGACAACATTCATGCGTACTTTGTGTTTATATAAACATTATTAAATGAAACTGTGCTCTCTTAGAAGAAGTGTGTTACTCTTAAAAGAGCCGTTGGTTTAgtacaggggtgtcaaactcaattgcACCAAGGGCCacagtggaaaaagagaatcacaccaagggccagacatggagaatTTATTGACATTGAAAATACCAATTATAAATCAAGAGTCAACATTGTTAAAACCTTAATCTTATCCAAACTCCTGTTTTTAGCCAATATCTTTCCTCCATCTCATAAAATGataatgaaattgaataaacagTGTGTAAATTTGGTCTGGGGTACAACCAGGGAAgtaacaaaaagagaaatcatGTATAAAAGTAAAGAATATGGGGGGTTAGGGGCAGTAGATATGAGAATTAAATTGTACATAGCctttattaaaaacatgtcaGCAGCCATCTCCAGGAATGCTCTCTGGACCGGTGATCGCTCCAAGTGGAGGAAACGGAGAGGGAGAGCCAGACAAGGTCCAGAGTATTATCTGATCTACGGAGATTTTATGTATGAATATGTAAATCTTAATATTGACTGGAATGGCCTCCCAAgtaaaatgattttaaaaaaaattaatgattatAAATATGGTGGATACATTAATTATAAAAATTTAACACATAACGAAGGAACTCTTTTCCtgaaatttttaaaaaataagaaccTCTCGGAGAGCATTCGCGATATGAGATGGCTGATGTCTGTGAATAGACTTGCGGTTAGAGCCGTAGTTTCATGGAGCtgttatgtaaaaacaaaaaagtgtccCATGATTAATTGTGACGAAGACGAGACCCAACAGCATCTTTTGATGGATTGCTATAGGGCAAAAGAAGTCTGGGACaaattaaaagtgtatggtgttaattttgtaatttcatataaatctgtcatgtattgtattgttgttgAGACTCtatcagaaaaacaaaaagaacttATACAAATAATCATATGTATTGTATGCATCAAGCTATGGAAAACAAGATGCTGTATGGTTATTCAACAAACAGTCATAAATAGTGACGATGTGTGCAAACAAGTGCTAGCTGAACTCAGGAGAAGAAAAACTCTGGACAAAAAACAGCTCCTTCCTTGGGACACTTTTAACCTGTGAATTACAGCACTTTataaaaagactctatatgcactttataaaaccgctctatgcactttataaaaagactctatatgcactttataaaatcgctctatgcactttatatatataaaaaaaaaaaacaaaaaaactccatGTACTTTATAAATATCTCTATGCACTTTATGAGAGGCTCTATGcactttatattttaattttgtttgcagattttgttttattagttATATTCTTGTAATTTTTGTATGGTATATATTGTcaggtagcctactgtatgtttaaatgtataaattgtaattttgtaaaaacttaataaagcacttaaaaaaaagaaaaaaaagaaaaagagaatcacaccaagggccagacatggagaatttattgacgtgcttttatttcatctaaaaagtcaaatatctttgattCAATTATTGCTTATCGCATATAGTCTTTTCACTTaaagtttggtccacataaagccctgaaaaagtcagtaaaaaaattccaaagccatcctagaatttagaaaatcaagcaaaacacgTACGCTACCACACATCTGACTCACAACAAgctctttcacagcctgaatatgcaaactctctcgttctgggggaatttctgagtctcaaaagtcagaaaatttgccaaattatGCTTCGAGTGTCGCGTCATTGCAAGTTGAAAAActgtttcccatgtttttggtttgacgcacaactaggtgggccaaaatataTTGTGAACCAGGACTGATATGCGGGCcgtgagtttgacacatgtggtttAGTAGATTACAGCTGTGGGACCATTTGTGTACTTTACTGTGGAATAATATTGTCAAGTCTATGGTGTAATAGAACTGTAAGATACAAAGCAATAACACAGACAGTAATAGTGCACATGATCATTGAGATATTAAGGGACTTTCACTaaatccaaaaaaacaaacaggtgacAACATTCATGGATAGCTTAAAAATGACATGATTGACTGAAACTATGCTCTTAGAAGAAGTGTGGCTCTTAATAAAAGAGCTGTAGGTTTTGTGGATTACAGCACTGGGACCGTTTACTTGGAGCTTGTGTACTTTGCTATAGAATAATAGCATGGTAGCTCAATGTCCATGTAGTAATACAACTGTAAGGCACCAAGCAATAACAAAGACAGTAATAGTGCCCATGATTGTGAAGATTTTAAGATACTTCCACAAGTGACAATATTCATGGTTAGTTACTAAATAAACCGCCATGACAGCAGGTTTTCTTTGAGCTGGTGTACCTGTTCACAGCTATAGAGTAAAAGCACTATAGTAGCCTAAAGGTGAAGTCTACAAGTAATAGAACAAAGTGAGGCTAAGACACAAAGCAATGATGAAGACCAAGTAACATTGCCCATTATAAAAACCCAATTTTAAGTAGTACATTTTTGGAGAGTACAAGAtccttttctttattggcagGTCAACTTCAatgtcaattctgcaatatgtgcctGACAGTTGTAATTATAATTCTCTGACCCAGTGGAAAAAAGGGGAGGTACAAGTATAAAGATAGTAATATATACATTCAAGATAATTATGAAAGTTAGTTaacaataatataattaaagaaaaattcTAAGAAGTGCAAATTTAAGATAAAAGACAAGGGCCATAGAAAGCTaatataaaacaatactttGAATCCAAACACATCACGGATTGAAACATTGCTCTTTAAGAAGAAGTgtgtggctcttaaaagagccgtTGGTTTGGTGGATTACAGCAGCGGGATGTTTACTTGGAGCTGGTGTACTTGGTGACGGCCTTGGTGCCCTCGGACACGGCGTGCTTGGCCAGCTCCCCGGGCAGCAGCAGCCTCACGGCGGTCTGGATCTCGCGAGAAGTGATGGTGGAGCGCTTGTTGTAATGAGCCAGGCGGGAGGCCTCACCGGCGATGCGCTCAAAGATGTCGCTAACAAACGAGTTCATGATGCCCATGGCCTTGGAGGAGATGCCGGTGTCGGGGTGGACCTGCTTCAGCACCTTGTACACGTAGATGGCgtagctctccttcctgctctttctcctcttcttgcCGCCCTTGGCGGCGGTCTTAGTCACGGCTTTCTTGGAGCCCTTCTTGGGCGCTTTGACGGTGGCTTCTGCTGGCATGTTTGTTTCGGGTTTGGAGTCCTGAAACAGATAACAAAGTCACATCCCGGAcgcctcttttatgtgcactttatgcaaatgagactGTGCTGTTGCTCGCACAGGATTGGCTGAGCTTTGTGAGTGAGACTGAGCATGCGCCAACACAAAGTAACCGTCCCAGAactaggcctggcaaactcgattcctttttaggattcaggttattctgagtcactcactaaactgatccgggttgtgcgagtcacttgaatcacttgagtcagtattgtatgCTACATCCAAGGCATgcttttgatttggataaaatgccatattttcatttagaatcttttaattttatttgaaaaaaatatccataaatataaatggtctgaaagaaaaccgattattcatttaaaaatgacatggaattatattttttaactttaataggactgacaaacaagaaagccatctggactctgaacatttacaatgacttaaaatctctttaatgtaaattccatgcgcccctttttcatgtatgcactgtatgcatttgttttaaatgtgtatgtgcatctgtatttcaataataaagttttgtgaagtaaaaaaaaaaaaaaacgagttgTCGGCGAGGCAAGCTTataatgtttcggactgtctgctcgacctaattgcattttaatatactacatttatacaccaaacctacagtagggctagctaggctacgtgcagaacattgtatgttatttcagaagtgaaagaatggcttttgttgttgatttgctttaccctgagctcgaggagaagCTGCACCCGCTCACTGCTCGctcgtctgaatcagatccactcatgacaacgtgcGCGGCTGATTCGGTTGATTCGCGGGATTTACTGACTCCCCCGAGAACTCCcgagtcatcaacaactcatgaatcaccaacaactcacgagtcatcgagggctcgtgagttctcgagtgaatcccacggtctgcgagcttccggctctgagtctgcggtcgggactgtctctctgctcactcgaggcttgagttgacttgtggagttgctgTTAACTACGAAATTGTAAATTATAAAGCTTTTGCAGCTAAAATGGCTAGGAATAGtagaagctaatgttgcaagaggtttgtgtggtCCGCTGTTATCatgttagattgaattgtagtaggactcaactgaacgGGTTAATGATGCTAGAGACTCGTGATTCGgtgagtcaatttaaagacttcgggttaaagatccgagtgaatcaCAACTCGAACAGGTCTACCCAGAactaggcctggcaaactcgattccttttaggattcaggttattctgagtcattcaccaaactgatccgggttgtgcgattcacttgaatcacttgagtcagtattgtatgGTACATCAAAGGCGActtttgatttggataaaatgccatgttttcatttagaatcttttaattttatttgaaaaaatatccataaatataaatggtctgaaagaaaaccgattattcttttaaaaattacatgtaattatattttgtaactttaataggactgacaaataagaaagccatctggactctgaacatttacaatgacttacaacctctttaatgtaaattccaTGCACCCCATTTTCAtgtatgcactgtatgcatttaatgttttcaatgtgtatgtgcatctgtacttgaataataaagagttttttgaagtaaaaaaaaaacaagttgtcGGAGCGGCTTataatgtttcggactgtctgctaCCGAATTgcaattttaacatacatttatacaccaaacctacagtaggcctagctaggctacgtgcagaacattgtatgttatttcagaagtgaaagaatggctttgttgttgatttgctttaccctgagctcgaggagaagCTGCACCCGGCCCCACTCGctcgtctgaatcagatccactcatgacaacgtagccggctgattcggttgattcgcgggatttactgactccgacgaactcacgagtcatcgacAACTCATGAATCACCAACAACTCCACGAATTCATCGAGGGCTCGTGAATTTCTCGAGTGAATCCCACGGTCTCGCGCGCTTCCGGCCTGAGTCTGCGGGTcgggactgtctctctgctcactcaggcgcttgagttgacttgtggagttgctgTTAACTACGAAATTGTAAATTATAAAGCTTTTTGCAGCTAAAATGGCTAGGAATAGtagaagctaatgttgcaagaggtttgtgtgtgccgCTGTTATCatgttagattgaattgtagtaggactcaactgaaccgggttaatgatgctagagactcgtgattcgtgagtcaatttaaagactcgggttaaagatccgagtgaatcaCAACTCGAACAGGTCTACCCAGAactaggcctggcaaactcgattcctttttaggattcaggttattctgagtcattCACCAAACTGATCCGGTGGTGCGATTCACTtgaatcacttgagtcagtattgtatgGTACATCAAAGGCgagcttttgatttggataaaatgccatgttttcatttagaatcttttaattttatttgaaaaaaatatccataaatataaatggtctgaaagaaaaccgattattcttttaaaaattacatgt is a window of Perca fluviatilis chromosome 16, GENO_Pfluv_1.0, whole genome shotgun sequence DNA encoding:
- the LOC120544562 gene encoding histone H3, whose translation is MARTKQTARKSTGGKAPRKQLATKAARKSAPATGGVKKPHRYRPGTVALREIRRYQKSTELLIRKLPFQRLVREIAQDFKTDLRFQSSAVMALQEASEAYLVGLFEDTNLCAIHAKRVTIMPKDIQLARRIRGERA
- the LOC120544559 gene encoding histone H1-like → MAEEAPAVPAVKAPAKAPKKKAAPRAKSDGPSLPKLILDAVTEAKDRKGTSLPAIKKTLATKGIDLEKSNKRINTAVKKLVTDGKLVQNKGIGASGSFKLPKAQPKAAKAVKKTPVKVKKPAAKSPQKKTAAKKTAVKKTAVKKTAAKKPAAKKPAAKKSPVKKAAKKPAVKSTPKKAVPKKVAKKKTPVKKAPAKKAAAKKSKK
- the LOC120544570 gene encoding histone H2B-like encodes the protein MPAEATVKAPKKGSKKAVTKTAAKGGKKRRKSRKESYAIYVYKVLKQVHPDTGISSKAMGIMNSFVSDIFERIAGEASRLAHYNKRSTITSREIQTAVRLLLPGELAKHAVSEGTKAVTKYTSSK